The Acidobacteriota bacterium DNA segment AACCCTTTCAGCCGTGGTTCGCTATAAACTCGATGCCGGTCAAAGTCGATTTATTGTTCGCGCATTAGTCGGCGGGTTGCTTTCAACCTTTGGGCATAATCACACCATTGGTATCCGTGATTTTTCAGGCGATGCGACCTTAACACCGGATTCGATTACGCCCGCCTCACTGCAAATGACCATCAAGTCCGATTCTATCACTGTTCTCGATAAAGTCTCCGCCAGTGACAAACAGGAGATTGAAACTAAAATGCGCAATGAGGTTTTAGAAACCGGCACCTATCCGACAATCACCTTCAAGAGCACCAACGTCAGCGCCACCAAAACCGCCGAGGGGCATTATGACCTGCAAATCTGGGGCGATGTCTCGCTTCACGGCGTAACCAAAAGCATCTGGTTCAAAGGGCAAATGAGTTTGACCGGCAATTCATTGCGGGCACGCGGCGAGTTTGCTTTGAGACAAAGCGAATTCAAAATCAAACCGGTATCGGTTGCCGGGGGAACCATCAAGGTCAAGGATGAGTTGAAATTTTCCTTCGATATGGTTGGAGTTAAATAAAAATTCTACTGGTTTATTCGCCACGGGCAATTCGACCGAGTGCGCCGCTTGGATGCCACTGAGCATATTGTTCGCGAGTCAACCCTTTATGCGTTTCGAGAGAAACCGATAATCCGCACAGGACAAAAATTTTGGCGAGGATGCTGGCGCGCGGAACTAAATTCAACGTGCCACCTTCATTTTCAACCCCGGCGTTTAAAACGACGGTTGACAGTTTAGCGAGATGCGATTCGGGTTGCCCCGATACACAGATAATTTTCACGCCAAACTCTTTCAGGACTTCAACGGCATGTATTAGTTCAGGGGTTTCACCGCTATTTGAAATCGCAATTAACACGTCCTCTTTACGTACCTGCCCGGCTGAACCATGCACACATTCGGTGGCGTGTAAAAAATAGGCGGGGGTTCCGGTGCTTGAAAGTAATGAGGCGGCATACCGCGCGACATGTTCGGATTTCCCGATTCCCGTAACGTGTACGCGCCCCCCAAAGGTTTCCTGATGGAGAATTAACTCCGCAGCTGTTTCAATGGAAACGAACTCTGCGCGGGTTCGCAATGCGGTCAGTTCATCAACCGCAAGGGTAAAAAAATTTTCAACTTCCAATGCCGCCCTGGATTGGTGATTTACCGCGGTAGTCTCAGACAATTCCGACACCCCATTGGCAGTTTGCGGATGATTGTCTTCCGGTTGTTTGGCTATATCCTGGCTGTTTGTCAAACTGGTAGCTCTTTCGGTATCGTTGGAAACAATTACTGCTGCCAACCCTTTTCCCTCGCGCCTAATTGTCATTTAATGGTTCCCAAAACGAATTTGATTGATAGTTATATTGCTCGCACTATCAAAGAGTCAAGTTCATAACTTATTGTCCTTGCGGGCACCCATTTTCATAATGCGGTCAAATAACTATCAGCCAAATTCAAACCTGGCTCCAACTGAAAACCTATGGAGCAATCGCCAGCACCCTGACAGGGCTTCCCGACCCGCCTTCAATTGGTAAAGCGCCGACAAAAATCACCGCTCCACGCGCCGGTAATTTATCGAGATTGGTCAGGTTTTCGAGGTGATAGAGTCCGCTTCCGTGAGAAATTTTATGCCCTTGAAAATTTTTTGAAGGACCGTAATCAATCGATAGCGTGTCGATTCCGAGTCCGACAATTTTAGGGTTGCGCAAAAGGTATTGAATGGCTTCTTCGGAAAAACCTGGAAAATGCATAACTCCGTTGGCATCGACGTTGCGGTATTTTTCAATATCATTGAATCGTTTGTCCCAACCGGTCAGCAGTAAAATAATCGCGCCTTCGGGAATCGCCCCGCCTTTTTCAAACTCCTGAATATCGGTTGCCGAGAGTTGATAATCGGGATTGGTTTCGACCTTTGAACGCGCGTCTATCACCACTGCCGGGGCAATAAATTTTTTAACCTTTATTCGCTCAACCGTTTCTTTCCAAACAATGAAATGACCGGGCGCATCCAGATGGGTTCCGAAATGTTCGGGCAGGCGAATTGCTCCACTGGCATACCCGTCTTTTTTAATGTCCGAAAGTTTTTCGTAACGATATAAATCTTTTTCGCCGCTAAAAGCAGGGGTTTTATCGCCGAGCAATTGGGTCAAATCGAGGATTTGCGCCTGACCTTTTAAAGCTCTTTCCAATAGCCCTTCCCCTGCGGTTGGCGCAGGTTTCGTTTCTTCGACAATCGGTTTCTCGCCGTTTTCATTGCGGATTGGAAAACTGCGAATATAGCGAACCAGATTTTTAACCTGTCCGGGATTGAGCGTTAATTTAAACGATGGCATTCCCCCTCGACCTTTGGTTATCGAAGCAATGAATCGCGCATCGGTTTTCCCTTTATGAAATGCCGGGTTGGTAAAATCAGGAACCCCATTTCCCCCCTTCCCGTCCGGTTTATGACAGATTGAACATTTCTTTAAAAAATCTGCGCTTGCCGCCACTTCATCATACGGTGAAGCGGTTGGCGAAGTCTTTTTCGATTTACTTTGCGTGGCAAACACCACGGTAACGACACCCATAAAAAACAGCAGCAACAAGGTTGTAACTTTCAATTTTCTAAACTGCATAACACCTCTTTGATTTATAAAATTTCTCTCTCATTTCCGAGTCGACGGGTGACGCGCTCTCGATCCAGAAATTCAAGCAGGGGTATAGCATGTTTTCGTGATATTCCTCCGGTTATCTCTTTAAATGCGGCGACATCAATTTTTGTGCTTTTGGTTTTATATTCCCGAATCCGATTTTTCAAGTCTTCGATGATTTCCGAATGAAAGACAAAATCATCTATCCGAATCAAGCGTTTTTCAGCAAGCAGCAAGTTATATAATTTGCGCGCCAGGTTGGTTTGAATTTTCAATTGACCGGCAATTTCATCAAACGATGAGGCTTGAAATCCTGCCGCTTTGATTGCCATTTCAAGTTTATTTTTAATCTCGCTGTCGGCGTTTGAAAGCGTTAGTTTATGCGATGATAAGCGTAAAACCTCGCGTTCAGCAGTGACTTTCCCTTGTTCGGATAAAAAGCCAATTACTGCGCGAAAAATTTCCGGTTGCAATTTTCCGAATAATTTTTCGCGAACCTCTTCACGTCCCATACCAAGCGATAAGGGTTCGCGTTTATGATGGGTTTCAAGTAAAGCGATGACCTGAGCAGCCAATTGTTCATAGTTGGTTTTGGAAATAAAAATTAAAGGTAAGGCAGAGACCTCGATGATTTGCTGCTTGTTTTTCAACTCGCTTATCGATTCAAGGATTTGTTTATTGGTCGCGCCGGTTTTTGCTGCAATTTCACCAAAGGTCATTGCCTGTTCGCCTGCCATTTCAATAAAGGTGGCGATTTGTTCGGCAACACTCGTGGCATTTTCCAACTTAATTAAATGGTTTCGCGCCTGTGCATCATGTAATCGGTGCTTTTGTGGTAAAGCGTCTAAAATCACCCCTCCACCAATGGTAATCTGGGGCGAATAACTGCGAATGATGAAGCGGTCTCCGGGCAGTGCGGCAATCGGTTCTTCAAGCCGCAATTGAGCGAAATCACTTTTATTGGGTTCAAGGGCAAATTGTGGCTTATAGTTTTGCCAATTCGATTCTTCATCACGAGTTTCAGAAATCGGCGCAACCGATGAAGGATTTTTTATGAAATACACCCGCGCCATCACCTCTGCGGTTCCATGATGCAAGCGCACCCGCGCGCGGTGTGAGAGCGGTCTTGGGGCGCTGGCGAGCAAATTCAATTTGACATCCAACATCGAAGACGATTGCAAACGATTCGCCAGGGTCAAGACATTTCCACGTTCGGCATGTTCGAGGTTGACGCCTTGCAAATTGACCGCCGTTCGTTGACCCGCTGAGGCAATATCGGTGTCTGCTCCATGTACCTGTAAATTGCGGATTCGGGTTTTTTCGCCAATCGGTAAAATCTCAATCTCATCTCCAACTTTGAATTCACCGGCAACCAGTGTACCGGTGACCACGGTTCCATAACCTTTAACCGTAAACGCGCGATCTATCGGCAATCTCGGAGTCGCCGAGGTATTTTTCGGTTGACTAGTTTTTGCCAAATCAAGCAACGCAGTTTTCAATTTATCGATTCCTGCGCCAGTTCGTGAACTGACGGAAATGATGGGCGAACTTTCAAGAAAAGACCCTTTGACATAATCTTCCACCTCGGCGCGGGCGAGTTCCAGCAACTCTTCATCAACCATATCGGCTTTGGTTAAAACGACCAGTCCGGTTTTGATTTTTAATAATTTGCAAATATCAAAATGCTCGCGGGTCTGTGGCATCACCGATTCGTCTGCGGCAATCACCAGCATCACCATATCCAATCCGTGTGCCCCGGCAAGCATATTTTTAACGAACCGTTCATGACCCGGCACATCGACAAACCCGAATTGATAATCATCCAAATGCAGGTCGGCAAATCCTATATCAATGGTGATGCCGCGCTGCTTTTCTTCTTTCAAACGGTCTGCATCAATCCCGGTTAAAGCTTTTACGAGAGCGGTTTTTCCGTGGTCAATATGTCCGGCTGTTCCGATGATAATGTGTTTCATAATGATTAATCAGGTCACGCGCTGAACCTGTTTCTCATCATATCCCAGAACCATTTGTTTGTTGTAGTAGAGGAGAAAATTTTTGTCGCCATCGGTCATTGCGATTAATTGACTTGCCCTAATTTTAAGCCGGTTTTCTTGCAATTTATTGGGTTTTCTAGCTATACTCGCCCCTGATGTTAGGTTGTGAATGAATCGATTTTATCAGCATTTGAATTTTTCCATCAAAATCGGATAGCCTTTAATAAGGCGCAACAGAAGAGGATTTCAAATATTAATTGTGGAACCCGATAGCTTATGAATTTTCAATGTCCGCAGTGTCAATCTCCCATCGCCTCCGAAGGGCAACGGTTTTGTAACCGTTGTGGATACGAACTGAAATTTCCCGTTTCAAGTGTTGAGACAATAACGCCGGGGCAGGCAGGCGAGATTGCGCCAAATGCCAATCCTGAGATTGAGACTTTGGAAATTCCACCTTCACCGGATACCGTTTCTCCGCCGGCGATTCAACAAGAAACCGTCGCCATTGTAAATCCTGACATTACTCTGGAAACCCCGTTAAACAACCATCAAAATCAACAATCGGCAATTTTGCGTATCGTGTTGCCATCAAGTGATGTATTTGATCGGGAGGTTAAAAAGGCAGAAACCCAAATCGGTAAAGGTCCGCGAAATGACATCGTCATCGCCGATTCGGCAGTTTCCACATCGCATGCGGTTATTAAATTAGATAATGGGAATTACACCATCACCGACCTCGGCAGTCGCAATGGCACCACCATCAATGGACATCGAATTGCCGCTCCACAGAAATTAAATCATGGCGATGTCATCGGCATGGGAGTCACAAAATTGACCTTTCGCCTCAGTGGTTATAGTGAAACCGGGGTTATTCAAATGCCGGAAACCACCGCGGCAATTCCCAATATGCCGTTGCCCTTAAACGAAGAAGCTTTAGCCCACACCTTGATAGCCGAAAATGTCGTCCCCCAATCCGTCATCGAGAGATGGCGCGGCGCTGAGACGAAAGGCAGACGGCTGGTGCGCGCCTTGATTGAAGAAAAGCAAGTAAACGATGAGCACTTGCGCGATTTAATGGCGAGAATTTTTCAGATTCAACCGATCAACCTTCGGGATACTCAGGTTGATGAATCATTAGTCGCTAAATTCTCCAATAAACTGGCAAAAAATTCGTGGATTTTTCCTGTATCCGATACTCCTTGGCAATTGACCATAGCGGTTGCCGACCCGACCGATGTCGCAGCAATTGAAGAAGTAAAAAAACAGAATTTCCTACAAGTTCTCGTGCGTATCGCCGCCGCCAACGAAATAATTGAAAAAATCGATTTTCATTACGGTGCCAGGTTAGTTGGCGTTTTACCTTCGGGCGAAAAACTCGAATATCCCTTCATGAAAAAAGAGATTGAAATCGGCAAAGCGGCTCATAATCACATCATCTTGACTGACCCGACGGTCAGCAACACACACGCCGTCATTTTAGCGCGCGATGGCGGTTATATGATTGTTGATTTAGGCAGTCGAAACGGCACCTTCGTCAATAGCGAGCGATTGACCACTCAACCCCACACCTTAAAACACGGCGACGCCATTCAAATGGGGCAGACCGTTTTAACTTTCAGAAATCCCAGTGAAACGCCGGAAAATGTTACGGCGGTTTTGTCGCTTGATGTGCTGAACGAAATCCGCCGTCGCGCAGAAACCAACATCACCGAACGAGCGGTTATCGATGGCGGAATGGTTCCCGCGGCGGTTGTGCCGGTTGCCAATGGGGTTGCCGCCGTTCCACCGGCAACCAATACGCCTGAGCCTCAAAATTTTGTGGTCACCAATTCGCCGAATATTCCTTTGGTTGCTGATGCCAATGATGCGGGAAAAAAGAAGAAGAAAAAGGATAAAGAGAAGGATAAGGATAAAGATAAAGAAAAAGAACGTATCAAGGCGGCTTACATTGGAGCCGTCGGGCGAATTCTCGCGGCAATTCTCAGCGTCATCTTAACTGTCGTGCTGGCGATTTATATCAACAACTCCATGAAAGGGACGCAACCCGCGCCCACGGATAAGCCGGTAATCGAACCGACATCGAAAGGCAAGGCTAAGGTGAAAGTGGCAACGCCCGGTGCTGGAATCTCTTATGAAGGTGGAATCTTTGAATCATCCGGGGTAACCCAGGTGCCCAATCTGGAAGGCATATTTTTCGTTGCCGATAATAAACCCAGCGAAATGTTCTTTATGAATCTGGATGGCAATGGCAGGCAATCGGGAGAAATTAAGACCATCAATTTCAATGCCAACGTTGCCGACCCCGAAGGCATTACTTATAGCGGCTCATTCTTTTATATCGTCGGGTCGAATTCTCACGCCGAAAAGGGAGAAGCCAACGCGCTGGCGCGTTTTGCTTTTGATTCCACGACCCAAACCATTCAGGGACAAACCGAAGTCATGACTAATCTAAGGGATTTCCTGATTGAGAACGTTCCTGAATTAAAGGCGGTTGCTGGCATTGAAGGAAATGCCGGTGGGGTAAATATCGAAGGCATAGCCTGGGACCCGATTCACGACCGCATTTATCTGGGAATGCGCTCGCCACTGGTTAATGGGCAGGCATTAATTGTACCCATTAAACTGAAAGACCCGCGCGGCGCTTTTACTACACAAAATTTAACGGTGCCGGCATCCCCGATACATTTAACCTTAAATGGGCTGGGTATCCGCGATATTCAATATGATAACCGACTGGGGGTCTTTTTAATCATCGCCGGTCCCACCGGGTCTGGCGGCGGTCGCGAAGTTGTACTTTATGAATGGAATGGTGATTTGGATTTAACCAAACCGGAATCGGCTCCGCGAGAGATAACCAAATTGGACACCGTAATGAAACCGGAAGGGGTGGTACGCGCACGAATCGGTGGTAAGGATTTAATCTTTATTGTGGGGGATGGTTCAAGCTATTTGAAACTCGATTATACCGAAGGCCCTTAACCTGAAATCAGCGAATACCTTTGCAAAATCGCTGATGCTGTACTATCATCGACTCGTCTTTAAATAAGCTTCTCCTTTTTAATCTTAACTCCCCCTATCTTTTGGAGTAATCTCCAGCAATCATACGCTGTCCCCAGGAGATTCAAAAACGTAAAGCTGTTTAAGGAAATATCATGTCCGAAATTCTTAAACCTTTTTCATCCCAGCTTACCATCGAGCATGCAAAAATATTAATCATTGATGATGAACCCAATATCCTTTCGGTTCTCTACTCTCTGCTTTCCGACAAACACGAATGTAAAATCGCATCATCAGCGCCCGAAGCGTTGGAGTATTTTAAAACCGACCAATTTGATTTGATTCTTTCCGACATTATGATGCCCGGAATGACCGGCTTTGAGTTATTGGAAATTTTAAAAAAATCCGAAGATTGTCCGGTACTTATTTTTATATCAGGTAATTTAAATATTGAAAGCGCCATTGGCGCATTGCGGCGTGGGGCTTATGATTACGTCACCAAACCGTTCAACCTTGATGATGTCGAAATCGCCGTTGAAAGAGGACTGCGGCATCAGGCATTGATCAAATCCAACCAACAATATGAACGCCATCTCGAAGAGTTGGTCAGTCTCAGAACCTATGAATTGCGTTTGACCAACAACAGTCTCAACGCCACGCTTGAAAAACTTTATATGAGTTACAAAGCGACGCTTCAGGCGCTGGCAAAAGCCCTGGAAGCGCGCGACGCTGAAACCAAAGGGCATTCCGAACGGGTGGTGAGTTATTGTCTGGGACTTGGCAAAAAACTGAGCATCGCCGGGAGAGATTTAATCACCCTCGAACACGGTGCGCTGCTACATGACATCGGAAAAATCGGCGTTCCCGATGGAATATTATTAAAAAAAGGCTCTTTGACCGATGAAGAGTGGTCACATATGCGCCGCCATGTCGAGTTCGGATCAGACATTTTAAGCGGCATTGAATTCCTATCCGGCGCTAGAAAAATCGTCCAACAACATCACGAAAGGTTTGATGGCAGCGGTTATCCATCTCGGCTTGGTGGGGATTTAATCTGTCAGGGGGCGCGAATTTTTGCGGTTGCAGATGCGGTCGATGCGATTACTTCCGATAGACCTTATCGTAAAGGTCGCCCTTTTGAAGATGCCGCAGATGAATTGATCAAATGTTCGGGAAAACATTTTGACCCGCAGGTCGTTGAGGCTTTTACCAATATTCCGATGGATACCTGGCGTGAAATCAGACAAATGACCATGGATCCGTCATTAAAAAAACAAGCCCAAAAACTAAGCCCTTTTAATGAAATCAATAATTCATTGCTGTCTTTAGCGAATGAATAATTGCACTTGCTAAAGACGGCTTTTGATGGGTAAATAGCTATGGGGGAAGAGTCTATTTCAATTCAATCTTTGACAAAGGAAAAGGCAAATCAGAATTTAGCCGAGCAGCAAAAAATTTTACGCAAGATTAGTGCGGCAATCTACAGTTCCCTGAATTCTGAAGAGGTTTTTCAAACCATTGTAAATGAATTAGGAATAGTGCTTTCAGCCTGTCGCGTCCGCCTTGCATTACTCGATGACCCCTTACCGGATGAAATTCCCTTAACCTATCAATTTCATGCAGATTGTTGTCTGTCCCAACCCCAACCCTATCCGTTCATTTCGGTTACCGGCAATGAAGCGCTGGATTTGG contains these protein-coding regions:
- a CDS encoding YceI family protein; the encoded protein is MINRRRFYFFFLACAFFIAFTLPETQVASDVNSNRNPVTSDSYSLNGNESPASQPSDPTLSAVVRYKLDAGQSRFIVRALVGGLLSTFGHNHTIGIRDFSGDATLTPDSITPASLQMTIKSDSITVLDKVSASDKQEIETKMRNEVLETGTYPTITFKSTNVSATKTAEGHYDLQIWGDVSLHGVTKSIWFKGQMSLTGNSLRARGEFALRQSEFKIKPVSVAGGTIKVKDELKFSFDMVGVK
- the selB gene encoding selenocysteine-specific translation elongation factor — translated: MKHIIIGTAGHIDHGKTALVKALTGIDADRLKEEKQRGITIDIGFADLHLDDYQFGFVDVPGHERFVKNMLAGAHGLDMVMLVIAADESVMPQTREHFDICKLLKIKTGLVVLTKADMVDEELLELARAEVEDYVKGSFLESSPIISVSSRTGAGIDKLKTALLDLAKTSQPKNTSATPRLPIDRAFTVKGYGTVVTGTLVAGEFKVGDEIEILPIGEKTRIRNLQVHGADTDIASAGQRTAVNLQGVNLEHAERGNVLTLANRLQSSSMLDVKLNLLASAPRPLSHRARVRLHHGTAEVMARVYFIKNPSSVAPISETRDEESNWQNYKPQFALEPNKSDFAQLRLEEPIAALPGDRFIIRSYSPQITIGGGVILDALPQKHRLHDAQARNHLIKLENATSVAEQIATFIEMAGEQAMTFGEIAAKTGATNKQILESISELKNKQQIIEVSALPLIFISKTNYEQLAAQVIALLETHHKREPLSLGMGREEVREKLFGKLQPEIFRAVIGFLSEQGKVTAEREVLRLSSHKLTLSNADSEIKNKLEMAIKAAGFQASSFDEIAGQLKIQTNLARKLYNLLLAEKRLIRIDDFVFHSEIIEDLKNRIREYKTKSTKIDVAAFKEITGGISRKHAIPLLEFLDRERVTRRLGNEREIL
- a CDS encoding cyclase family protein, yielding MQFRKLKVTTLLLLFFMGVVTVVFATQSKSKKTSPTASPYDEVAASADFLKKCSICHKPDGKGGNGVPDFTNPAFHKGKTDARFIASITKGRGGMPSFKLTLNPGQVKNLVRYIRSFPIRNENGEKPIVEETKPAPTAGEGLLERALKGQAQILDLTQLLGDKTPAFSGEKDLYRYEKLSDIKKDGYASGAIRLPEHFGTHLDAPGHFIVWKETVERIKVKKFIAPAVVIDARSKVETNPDYQLSATDIQEFEKGGAIPEGAIILLLTGWDKRFNDIEKYRNVDANGVMHFPGFSEEAIQYLLRNPKIVGLGIDTLSIDYGPSKNFQGHKISHGSGLYHLENLTNLDKLPARGAVIFVGALPIEGGSGSPVRVLAIAP
- a CDS encoding DUF3616 domain-containing protein encodes the protein MNFQCPQCQSPIASEGQRFCNRCGYELKFPVSSVETITPGQAGEIAPNANPEIETLEIPPSPDTVSPPAIQQETVAIVNPDITLETPLNNHQNQQSAILRIVLPSSDVFDREVKKAETQIGKGPRNDIVIADSAVSTSHAVIKLDNGNYTITDLGSRNGTTINGHRIAAPQKLNHGDVIGMGVTKLTFRLSGYSETGVIQMPETTAAIPNMPLPLNEEALAHTLIAENVVPQSVIERWRGAETKGRRLVRALIEEKQVNDEHLRDLMARIFQIQPINLRDTQVDESLVAKFSNKLAKNSWIFPVSDTPWQLTIAVADPTDVAAIEEVKKQNFLQVLVRIAAANEIIEKIDFHYGARLVGVLPSGEKLEYPFMKKEIEIGKAAHNHIILTDPTVSNTHAVILARDGGYMIVDLGSRNGTFVNSERLTTQPHTLKHGDAIQMGQTVLTFRNPSETPENVTAVLSLDVLNEIRRRAETNITERAVIDGGMVPAAVVPVANGVAAVPPATNTPEPQNFVVTNSPNIPLVADANDAGKKKKKKDKEKDKDKDKEKERIKAAYIGAVGRILAAILSVILTVVLAIYINNSMKGTQPAPTDKPVIEPTSKGKAKVKVATPGAGISYEGGIFESSGVTQVPNLEGIFFVADNKPSEMFFMNLDGNGRQSGEIKTINFNANVADPEGITYSGSFFYIVGSNSHAEKGEANALARFAFDSTTQTIQGQTEVMTNLRDFLIENVPELKAVAGIEGNAGGVNIEGIAWDPIHDRIYLGMRSPLVNGQALIVPIKLKDPRGAFTTQNLTVPASPIHLTLNGLGIRDIQYDNRLGVFLIIAGPTGSGGGREVVLYEWNGDLDLTKPESAPREITKLDTVMKPEGVVRARIGGKDLIFIVGDGSSYLKLDYTEGP
- a CDS encoding HD domain-containing phosphohydrolase; translation: MSEILKPFSSQLTIEHAKILIIDDEPNILSVLYSLLSDKHECKIASSAPEALEYFKTDQFDLILSDIMMPGMTGFELLEILKKSEDCPVLIFISGNLNIESAIGALRRGAYDYVTKPFNLDDVEIAVERGLRHQALIKSNQQYERHLEELVSLRTYELRLTNNSLNATLEKLYMSYKATLQALAKALEARDAETKGHSERVVSYCLGLGKKLSIAGRDLITLEHGALLHDIGKIGVPDGILLKKGSLTDEEWSHMRRHVEFGSDILSGIEFLSGARKIVQQHHERFDGSGYPSRLGGDLICQGARIFAVADAVDAITSDRPYRKGRPFEDAADELIKCSGKHFDPQVVEAFTNIPMDTWREIRQMTMDPSLKKQAQKLSPFNEINNSLLSLANE
- a CDS encoding SIS domain-containing protein, which gives rise to MAAVIVSNDTERATSLTNSQDIAKQPEDNHPQTANGVSELSETTAVNHQSRAALEVENFFTLAVDELTALRTRAEFVSIETAAELILHQETFGGRVHVTGIGKSEHVARYAASLLSSTGTPAYFLHATECVHGSAGQVRKEDVLIAISNSGETPELIHAVEVLKEFGVKIICVSGQPESHLAKLSTVVLNAGVENEGGTLNLVPRASILAKIFVLCGLSVSLETHKGLTREQYAQWHPSGALGRIARGE